Part of the Hippea jasoniae genome, AGATTCAAAATAACATTAAAAATTCTTGGGAAGAAAACAAAGTTGACATACCGATTCCCCATGCAGAAAAATTTACTCTAAAAGGGCTATGAACAAAATTAAATATAAACTTAAAAGAAGCTATATTAAAACTAAAACGGCGAAACTTAACTTTTGATGAAAATCAAACGCTATTAGAAATAGCAGAGAAAAACAATACAACACCAGCTAAGATATACAGCATAATAATCAGCAAAACAAACACGCAACAACATGCAAATTACGGCAAAATGAAATTATCTGAATTTTGTAAATTAAAAAACATTAAAACAACAATTTGCATTAAAAAATTAAAACAAGCAAATATTAACGCAACAGCTGAGGCAACATTAAAAGAATTAGCTGCGCAGAAAAACTCAAAGCCGATAGATATTGTAAACCTGCTTATCAAAAACTAACAAAAACCAAAAGAATTAAAATGAAAAAAACTCTTATACAAATACAACATTTATTAATGATATTTGTAATTATAGCCATGCGGGCATACTATCCGCCATATAGTTCACGCAAGTTTAATCCGATATTAAAAATTTCAAAACTTCAAGCACCAACAAGCAAATACAATCCAATCTATTCTAGTAAATATGGTGATTTTAGAGGTTATGCAAGTAAGCACTTTCATTTAAATAGCAATGGAAACCTCGTATTCTACATGTGCGGGAAACACCAAAGAAGCGAACTTCGTTTTAAATACCAATGGATAGTAAACACAAAAAAAGAGAATGCACTAAAAGCCCAGATTAAAATTTTGCCACTAAACTCAAAAGAGTTTACATTTATCCAGATTCATTCAACCAAAACAATTAATAAACCACTTTTAAGAATAGCCTTCTGTAAAAAACTAAGAAAAAAAATAAACCACATATGGGCAATAATCAGACTTTCACCAACAAAACACAGCAAATACATTAAAATAGATTTAGGCAGAACACCAAAAGACTTTTTTACAATTAAAGTAACGGTTAAAAACAGCAAACTAACAATATATCTCAATCATAAGAAATTCTATATCTATGTAAGTAGCTGGAAAAACATAGAAAACTACTTTAAAGCAGGTGTATATTTGCAAAGCGATGGCTGCGCAAAAGCGATTTTTAAAATGTTAAAGGTAAAATATATTAATAAGCATAATAAATCTTTTGACTAAACAATCCTTTTTTTAGATAATTTAACGATTCTCCAAATCAAGGAGTATGGGTATGGAATATACACTTGTTGATTATAATACAAAAGGATTACCCGCAAACTTTGCCGCAGGCTTAAAAGCCGAACAACAAATGGCGTATATATTAAAAAGTTTTTTTAAGCAGGAAAAAGACCTATGCATAATAAATGGTCTTAGGTTAGAAATCGATAAAGAAATTAATGTTCAATTTGATCATTTGTTGTTTCATAAAAAAGGGGTTTTTATAATTGAATCAAAAAGCGTATCCACTAAAATAAAAATAACGCAAAATCAAGAATGGTTAAGGCTTGAAAATAATCATTACAAAGGAATACCTTCGCCTATAAATCAATTAAAAAGACAAGCCAAACTCCTCAGAGAGTTTTTGCAAAAAAATAGAGAACTGTTAAGGGATGAGGAAAAATTTCTATTTTTTAAAAAGCAGGGTGGTTTTATTAATATGAAAATTGATCCTATTGTTGCAATATCTCAAAACGGTATTATTACTGGTTTTAGAAACACCGATATACCTATCCTGAAAGCTGATGAAGTACCGAATTATATAAATATAAAACTTGACGAATATTTCTC contains:
- a CDS encoding polysaccharide lyase family 7 protein; translated protein: MIFVIIAMRAYYPPYSSRKFNPILKISKLQAPTSKYNPIYSSKYGDFRGYASKHFHLNSNGNLVFYMCGKHQRSELRFKYQWIVNTKKENALKAQIKILPLNSKEFTFIQIHSTKTINKPLLRIAFCKKLRKKINHIWAIIRLSPTKHSKYIKIDLGRTPKDFFTIKVTVKNSKLTIYLNHKKFYIYVSSWKNIENYFKAGVYLQSDGCAKAIFKMLKVKYINKHNKSFD
- a CDS encoding nuclease-related domain-containing protein, encoding MEYTLVDYNTKGLPANFAAGLKAEQQMAYILKSFFKQEKDLCIINGLRLEIDKEINVQFDHLLFHKKGVFIIESKSVSTKIKITQNQEWLRLENNHYKGIPSPINQLKRQAKLLREFLQKNRELLRDEEKFLFFKKQGGFINMKIDPIVAISQNGIITGFRNTDIPILKADEVPNYINIKLDEYFSNNLLKKLSDVDWILSDDEFLIIIDFLIKHHKPFNYNKKGSKYYCFACKKPISYSEAKYCFERKKIFGGKAYCISCQQKITNRKYQ